In Serratia sp. FDAARGOS_506, a genomic segment contains:
- the hmsP gene encoding biofilm formation regulator HmsP produces MRVRRSLTIKQMATVSGVALVTICIFIVIQLFHFVQQRRDDYAQQLENIAHSVRQPLAEAVLRMDVPEAKKVLNTLLPVGILSRADIVLPNEFQALHANFPPERPVPTLIARLFELPIQISVPLYSLERVPANQQPLAYLVLQADSFRMYQFILSILSTMLSTYLLLALILSVAITWCMNRLMVHPLRAMAKELENISQDEAPYHQLMLPALHQDDELGLLVRNYNRNQQTLAKAHADMSRLSTRHPVTELPNPALLNALLEQHIASSLRPERFNLLVIGIETLHEASGVMSPAMREALLLALAKKLRGCIDENGVLAQLSNTEFAILAKGTERPFHAMQLARRIMAEINAPLTLEGLALRPNASIGIAHYLNQGESAEQLLRSATSAMMSAHREGKNQILFFEPSLTERTQKRLTQESEILHAIEQRYFTLFLQPQIDMQSNEVIGAEALLRWQQYDGSYTLPADVIPLAEELGVIVPLGNWVLEESCRILADWQQRGIELPLAVNVSGLQMQDEAFVPHLKNLLAQYRIDPRKLLLEITETVRIDDLDRALALLRELHDLGLSIALDDFGMGYSSLEYLNRLKSLPIDLIKIDRSFIQGLPADDAMVRIVSSISEVLALPVMAEGVENAEQRDWLLQHGIRSGQGFLFARPLPREAFEAEFCRAAP; encoded by the coding sequence TTGCGGGTCAGGCGTTCGTTAACGATTAAGCAGATGGCGACAGTGTCCGGCGTGGCGCTGGTCACGATCTGTATCTTTATCGTGATCCAGTTATTCCACTTTGTGCAGCAGCGCAGGGATGACTACGCCCAACAACTGGAGAATATCGCTCACTCCGTGCGTCAGCCGCTGGCGGAAGCGGTGCTGCGTATGGACGTGCCGGAAGCCAAAAAGGTACTGAACACGCTGTTGCCGGTCGGCATTCTGAGCCGGGCGGATATCGTATTGCCGAACGAGTTTCAGGCGCTGCACGCCAATTTCCCGCCGGAACGACCGGTACCGACGCTGATCGCCCGGCTATTTGAACTGCCGATCCAAATTTCCGTACCGCTCTATTCGCTGGAGCGGGTGCCGGCCAACCAGCAGCCGCTGGCCTATCTGGTGCTGCAGGCCGATTCGTTCCGCATGTACCAATTTATCCTCAGCATTTTGTCGACCATGTTGTCGACCTACCTGCTGCTGGCGCTGATCCTGTCGGTGGCTATCACCTGGTGCATGAACCGGCTGATGGTGCATCCGCTGCGCGCGATGGCCAAGGAGCTGGAAAACATCTCGCAGGACGAAGCGCCCTACCATCAGCTGATGCTGCCGGCGCTGCACCAGGATGACGAGCTCGGCCTGCTGGTGCGCAACTATAACCGCAATCAACAGACGCTGGCCAAGGCGCATGCCGACATGAGCCGCCTCAGCACCCGCCATCCGGTGACCGAACTGCCGAATCCGGCGTTGCTGAACGCGTTGCTGGAACAGCATATCGCTTCCAGCCTGCGCCCCGAGCGTTTTAACCTGCTGGTGATCGGCATCGAGACGCTGCATGAGGCCTCGGGCGTGATGAGCCCGGCGATGCGCGAAGCGTTGCTGTTGGCGCTGGCGAAGAAGCTGCGCGGCTGCATTGACGAAAACGGCGTGCTGGCGCAGCTGAGCAATACCGAATTCGCCATCCTGGCCAAAGGCACCGAGCGGCCGTTCCACGCCATGCAGCTGGCGCGGCGCATCATGGCGGAGATTAACGCGCCGTTGACGCTGGAAGGGCTGGCGCTGCGGCCCAACGCCAGCATCGGCATCGCGCACTACCTCAATCAGGGGGAAAGTGCGGAACAACTGCTGCGCAGCGCCACCTCGGCGATGATGTCTGCGCACCGCGAAGGCAAAAATCAGATCCTGTTCTTCGAACCCAGCCTGACGGAACGCACGCAGAAGCGGCTGACGCAGGAGAGCGAGATTTTGCACGCCATCGAGCAGCGGTATTTCACGCTGTTCCTGCAGCCGCAGATCGACATGCAGTCCAACGAGGTGATCGGCGCCGAAGCGCTGCTACGGTGGCAGCAGTATGACGGCAGCTATACGCTGCCGGCCGACGTTATCCCGCTCGCGGAAGAGCTGGGTGTGATCGTGCCCCTCGGCAACTGGGTGCTGGAAGAGTCTTGCCGTATCCTGGCGGACTGGCAGCAACGCGGCATTGAGCTGCCGCTGGCGGTCAACGTTTCCGGTCTTCAGATGCAGGACGAGGCGTTCGTTCCGCATCTGAAAAATCTGTTGGCGCAGTATCGGATCGACCCGCGCAAGTTGCTGCTGGAGATTACCGAGACGGTACGCATCGACGATCTCGACCGCGCGCTGGCGTTGCTGCGTGAGCTGCACGATCTGGGACTGTCGATCGCGCTGGACGATTTCGGCATGGGCTACTCCAGCCTTGAATACCTGAACCGTTTGAAATCCCTGCCGATCGATTTGATTAAAATCGACCGCAGCTTCATTCAGGGGTTGCCGGCCGACGATGCGATGGTGCGCATCGTCAGTTCGATCTCCGAAGTGCTGGCGTTGCCGGTGATGGCCGAAGGCGTGGAAAACGCCGAGCAGCGCGACTGGCTGCTGCAGCACGGCATTCGCAGCGGGCAAGGGTTCCTGTTCGCCCGGCCGCTGCCGCGCGAAGCGTTCGAAGCCGAGTTTTGCCGCGCGGCGCCGTAA
- the ppiC gene encoding peptidylprolyl isomerase PpiC yields the protein MAKTACALHILVDNEKLANELLAKLKRGVSFDTLARKYSSCPSKRNGGSLGEFNKGAMVPAFDKAVFSIPLLKPYGPVKTQFGYHIIKVLYRN from the coding sequence ATGGCAAAAACGGCGTGCGCCCTGCACATTCTGGTAGACAATGAAAAGCTGGCCAACGAGCTGCTGGCCAAGCTGAAGCGCGGCGTCAGCTTCGACACGCTGGCGCGCAAATACTCGAGCTGCCCGTCAAAACGCAACGGCGGCTCGCTGGGCGAATTCAACAAGGGCGCGATGGTGCCGGCGTTCGATAAAGCGGTGTTCAGCATCCCGCTGCTCAAACCTTACGGCCCGGTCAAAACCCAGTTCGGTTACCACATCATCAAAGTGCTGTACCGCAACTGA
- the bcsC gene encoding cellulose synthase complex outer membrane protein BcsC yields MHNFKINWLNLIPLSLAMLPQARAAEAVAPEQWLLEQVRIGEAGNKDDLVRQSLYRLELMDPNNPDVIAARMRLALRQGNMALAQQQLDKLKTLAPQSSAYRQAEMNMLLTQPETRQKLQQARLMATAGRLPEAKAQYDALFHGEPPTLELAVEYWRLVARLPGQEAKALKQLQALDQQYSGNVALRMSLARMLFSQNQDAQAYELLQKIAADPAGRGDAADLWLDKVKAMPVSAQSVAALNRFLGVFDTGDQATSAREELARQQKLLADPAYQARVRGLARVDKGGSRAAIPELQKALAATPNDAEVLGALGQAYSRAGNRPQALKLFRQALAADKNGYDSGKWQSLIKSTSYWLAIDEGDKALKAGNLALARQKYQQARQLDDSDGDAFIGLGDVAVASKDDAAAEGFYQQALRRDPGNGSALRGLVNLYQRQSPEKSLAFLNGLPRSQQAKLRSTLDGLRLDMLKQQAEALAAQQQWQQAAEIYRRAQPMDPDDVWLTYRYAQALRQAGQPQQADALFRQLAQRQRTNPQLAYAYALYLSGSDRDDQALAQLNALPAAQWNDNMRELAQRLKMQTVIDHAERLRAAGDEPAAEAYLRRQPADTRIDLLLADWALARGEYAAALDDYQRVKRREPNNPDAQLGEIEAYVAQGDLEAARQRLKTEPQPQDASLNSQRRVANAWGAVGDPQQAEALFDRLKTAAASEPVGQTKALIYRDAARLERVQRQPERAQQDYRQAMVASGITPTLPQDNDTYTSLTRNNPGDDWLKRGIRSDAADLYRQQDVNVTLDHDYWRSSGTGGISDFNAHDTMLQVDMPLYDGRAFLRTDTVQLDAGRFSTDGSGNYYETFGTCHTQGCRGDEHQKTTGTSVAAGWKNDRWAADIGTTPMGFEVVDWTGGLAYSGDWNHIGWTLAASRRPISSSLLAFGGAKDPNTGTTWGGVRATGVSLSASYDRGEANGVWADLSAHQITGKNVADNQRQRLMAGYYYKLINEDNRRLSVGLNTMLWHYQKDLSGYSLGQGGYYSPQQYMSLSLPVNYRQRTENWSWELGGSVSLSHSKTDSQRRYPLQGLIPDSLPDKFAVEDGSSSSGVGYTLRAIVERRLSSHWTLGAGIDIQQAKDYTPSHALIYLRYSLAGWQGDLDLPPQPLTPYADFK; encoded by the coding sequence ATGCACAACTTCAAAATAAACTGGCTGAATTTGATTCCGCTGAGTTTGGCGATGCTGCCGCAGGCGCGTGCCGCGGAGGCCGTGGCGCCGGAACAGTGGCTGTTGGAGCAGGTGCGCATTGGCGAGGCCGGCAACAAGGACGATCTGGTGCGCCAGTCGTTGTACCGGCTTGAGCTGATGGATCCGAACAACCCGGACGTGATCGCCGCGCGCATGCGTTTGGCGCTGCGGCAGGGCAACATGGCGCTGGCGCAGCAGCAGTTGGACAAGCTGAAAACCCTCGCGCCGCAGTCCAGCGCCTATCGCCAGGCGGAAATGAACATGCTGTTGACCCAGCCGGAAACCCGGCAAAAGTTGCAGCAGGCCCGCCTGATGGCGACCGCCGGCCGGTTGCCGGAGGCCAAGGCGCAGTACGATGCGCTGTTCCACGGCGAGCCGCCGACGCTCGAGCTAGCGGTGGAATATTGGCGGCTGGTGGCGCGTTTGCCGGGGCAGGAGGCGAAGGCGTTGAAGCAGCTGCAGGCGCTGGACCAGCAATATTCCGGCAACGTGGCGCTGCGCATGTCGCTGGCGCGCATGCTGTTCAGCCAGAACCAGGATGCGCAGGCCTATGAGCTGCTGCAGAAGATCGCCGCCGATCCGGCCGGGCGCGGCGATGCCGCCGATCTGTGGCTGGACAAGGTCAAAGCGATGCCGGTCAGCGCGCAGAGCGTGGCGGCACTCAACCGTTTCCTCGGTGTGTTCGACACCGGCGATCAGGCGACCAGCGCCCGTGAAGAGCTGGCCAGACAGCAGAAACTCTTGGCCGATCCGGCGTATCAGGCGCGGGTGCGTGGCCTGGCGCGGGTGGATAAAGGTGGCAGCCGGGCGGCCATTCCGGAGTTGCAAAAGGCGCTGGCGGCGACGCCGAACGACGCCGAGGTGCTGGGCGCGCTTGGTCAGGCCTATTCGCGCGCCGGCAACCGCCCGCAGGCGCTGAAACTGTTCCGCCAGGCGCTGGCCGCCGACAAGAACGGCTACGACAGCGGCAAGTGGCAAAGCCTGATCAAGAGCACCAGCTACTGGCTGGCGATCGACGAAGGCGACAAGGCGCTGAAAGCCGGCAATCTTGCGCTGGCCAGGCAGAAATACCAGCAGGCGCGCCAGCTCGACGACAGCGACGGCGACGCGTTTATCGGGCTGGGCGATGTGGCGGTGGCGAGCAAGGATGACGCTGCGGCGGAAGGGTTTTACCAGCAGGCGCTGCGGCGCGATCCCGGCAACGGCAGCGCGCTGCGCGGCCTGGTGAATCTCTATCAACGGCAGTCGCCGGAAAAATCGCTGGCTTTCCTCAATGGCCTGCCGCGCAGCCAACAGGCCAAGCTGCGTAGTACCCTCGACGGGCTGCGGCTCGATATGTTGAAACAACAGGCGGAGGCGCTGGCGGCGCAGCAGCAGTGGCAGCAGGCGGCGGAAATCTATCGCCGCGCCCAGCCGATGGATCCCGACGACGTTTGGCTAACCTATCGCTATGCGCAGGCGCTGCGCCAGGCCGGGCAGCCGCAGCAGGCGGACGCTTTGTTCCGGCAGCTGGCGCAGCGTCAGCGTACCAATCCGCAGTTGGCCTATGCCTATGCGCTCTACCTTTCCGGCAGCGATCGCGACGACCAGGCGCTGGCGCAGCTTAATGCGCTGCCCGCTGCGCAATGGAACGACAACATGCGCGAACTGGCGCAGCGGCTGAAAATGCAGACTGTGATCGATCATGCCGAACGGCTGCGGGCGGCCGGCGACGAACCGGCAGCGGAAGCCTATCTGCGCCGACAGCCGGCGGACACCCGCATCGATTTGCTGTTGGCCGACTGGGCGCTGGCGCGCGGGGAGTATGCGGCGGCGCTGGACGATTATCAGCGGGTGAAACGGCGCGAACCGAACAATCCGGATGCGCAGCTGGGCGAGATCGAAGCCTATGTCGCGCAAGGGGATCTGGAAGCGGCGCGCCAGCGGCTGAAAACCGAACCGCAGCCGCAAGACGCTTCGCTCAACAGCCAACGGCGGGTCGCCAACGCCTGGGGTGCGGTCGGCGATCCGCAGCAGGCCGAAGCGCTCTTCGATCGGCTGAAAACGGCGGCGGCCTCGGAGCCCGTAGGGCAGACCAAAGCGCTGATCTACCGCGACGCCGCCCGTCTGGAACGGGTGCAGCGGCAGCCGGAGCGAGCGCAGCAGGATTACCGCCAGGCGATGGTGGCCAGCGGCATCACGCCGACGCTGCCGCAGGACAATGACACCTACACCTCTCTGACGCGCAATAACCCGGGCGACGACTGGCTGAAACGCGGCATCCGTTCCGACGCCGCGGATCTGTACCGGCAACAAGACGTGAACGTCACGCTTGACCACGATTACTGGCGCTCGAGCGGCACCGGCGGCATTTCCGACTTCAATGCGCACGACACCATGCTGCAGGTAGACATGCCGCTGTATGACGGCCGCGCTTTCTTGCGTACCGACACCGTGCAGCTGGATGCCGGCCGTTTTTCGACCGACGGCAGCGGCAACTATTACGAGACCTTCGGCACCTGCCACACGCAAGGGTGCCGCGGCGATGAACATCAGAAAACCACTGGCACCAGCGTGGCGGCCGGCTGGAAAAACGATCGCTGGGCCGCCGATATCGGCACGACGCCGATGGGCTTCGAGGTGGTCGACTGGACAGGCGGCCTGGCCTACAGCGGTGACTGGAACCATATCGGCTGGACGCTGGCGGCTTCGCGACGGCCGATCTCCAGCTCGCTGCTGGCGTTCGGCGGCGCCAAAGATCCGAATACCGGCACCACCTGGGGCGGCGTGCGCGCCACCGGCGTCAGCCTGAGCGCCAGCTACGATCGCGGCGAGGCGAACGGCGTATGGGCCGATCTCAGCGCGCACCAGATTACCGGCAAGAACGTGGCGGACAACCAACGACAGCGGTTGATGGCCGGCTACTACTACAAGCTGATCAACGAAGACAATCGCCGCCTGAGCGTCGGGCTCAATACCATGCTGTGGCACTATCAGAAGGATTTGAGCGGCTATTCGCTGGGACAGGGCGGCTATTACAGCCCGCAGCAATATATGTCACTATCGCTGCCGGTCAACTATCGCCAGCGCACCGAGAACTGGTCGTGGGAGCTGGGCGGTTCAGTTTCGCTGTCCCATTCGAAAACCGACAGCCAGCGCCGCTATCCGCTGCAGGGGTTGATCCCGGATTCACTGCCCGATAAGTTCGCCGTCGAGGACGGCAGCTCCTCGAGCGGCGTCGGTTATACCCTGCGGGCGATCGTCGAGCGCCGTCTCAGCTCGCACTGGACGCTCGGTGCCGGCATCGACATTCAGCAGGCGAAGGACTATACGCCGAGCCACGCGTTGATTTATCTGCGTTATTCTCTGGCCGGCTGGCAGGGGGATCTCGATTTGCCGCCGCAGCCGTTGACGCCTTACGCCGACTTCAAGTAA
- the bcsZ gene encoding cellulose synthase complex periplasmic endoglucanase BcsZ — MGAMLQRLSLGMLLLCAFSAAAACDWPGWQQYKQFYISPQGRVIDPSSPNKITTSEGQSYGLFFALVANDRPTFDLLLTWTENNLAAGDLSARLPAWLWGESDDKQWKVLDANSASDADLWIAYNLLEAGRLWKSRRYQTLGTLLLQRIGREEVADIPGLGLMLLPGKVGFVAEDRWRLNPSYLPPQLLARFAALNGPWRAMRQVNQRLWLDTAPHGFSPDWVVWRVGAGWQPDTVKPNVGSYDAIRVYLWAGMLADDDEHKAALLERFQPMAQLTAKQGVPPEKTDTVSGKTTGDGPVGFSASMLPMLATQPEALAAQRQRISEHPPGDDAYFSASLTLFGQGWDQQRYRFNRQGELQPSWDGQCTTSK; from the coding sequence ATGGGCGCGATGCTGCAACGCCTGTCGCTCGGCATGCTGCTGCTGTGCGCGTTCAGCGCGGCGGCGGCCTGCGACTGGCCGGGTTGGCAACAGTACAAACAGTTCTACATTAGCCCGCAGGGACGAGTGATCGATCCGAGCAGCCCGAACAAGATCACCACCTCCGAGGGGCAAAGTTACGGCCTGTTCTTCGCCCTGGTGGCCAACGACCGGCCGACCTTCGATCTGCTGTTGACCTGGACGGAGAACAACCTGGCGGCGGGCGATCTCAGCGCCCGTTTGCCCGCCTGGCTGTGGGGCGAGAGCGACGACAAGCAGTGGAAGGTGCTGGACGCCAACTCGGCGTCGGATGCCGATCTGTGGATCGCTTACAACCTGCTCGAAGCCGGCCGTCTGTGGAAAAGCCGGCGTTATCAAACCCTGGGGACGCTGCTGCTGCAACGCATCGGCCGCGAGGAAGTGGCCGACATTCCCGGCCTGGGTTTGATGCTGTTGCCGGGCAAAGTCGGATTCGTGGCAGAAGATCGTTGGCGGTTGAACCCCAGCTACCTGCCGCCGCAGCTGTTGGCGCGTTTTGCGGCGCTGAACGGCCCGTGGCGCGCGATGCGCCAGGTCAATCAGCGGCTGTGGCTGGACACCGCGCCGCACGGTTTCTCGCCGGACTGGGTGGTGTGGCGGGTCGGCGCCGGCTGGCAGCCGGATACCGTCAAGCCGAACGTCGGCAGCTACGACGCCATTCGGGTTTATCTGTGGGCCGGCATGCTGGCGGACGACGATGAACACAAGGCGGCGCTGCTCGAACGCTTCCAGCCGATGGCGCAGCTCACCGCCAAACAGGGCGTTCCGCCGGAAAAAACCGATACCGTCAGCGGCAAAACTACCGGCGATGGCCCGGTCGGTTTTTCCGCCTCGATGCTGCCGATGTTGGCGACGCAGCCCGAGGCGCTGGCAGCGCAGCGGCAACGCATCAGCGAACATCCGCCGGGTGACGACGCCTATTTCAGTGCCTCGCTGACGCTGTTCGGTCAGGGGTGGGATCAACAACGCTATCGCTTTAATCGTCAGGGTGAATTGCAACCCTCGTGGGACGGCCAATGCACAACTTCAAAATAA
- a CDS encoding pitrilysin family protein, translating to MQGTRIHLIVGGLLLAAASSSVQAEALQPDPAWQQGSLANGFSWQILDTPQRPSDRVELRLIVNTGSLVESSQQTGFAHLLPRLALARSESFTAPQLRALWQQSVDNERPLPPAIISYDFTMYNLSLPNNRPDLLKEALAWLADTTGKLAIDEHTVHAVMNSSINPVGTFPPNTKDAWWRYRLKGSTLLAHDPAQPAKRPVNLEQLKKFYQQWYTPDAMTLFVVGKVDSRSLGEQINKAFSPLQGKRETPAPMPTLTPLPQQPVSLISEQVKQDTLSIMWDSPWHPIRDSQSLLRYWRGDLAREALFWHLQQTLEKSDQKNLHLGFDCRVQYQRGQCAIHLDTPNNNLNGSLGFIARELANVRDNGLSKEEFDALLAQKNDQLSKLFATYARTDTDVLMSQRLRSQQSGVVDIAPELYQKLRQEFLSSLTLETLNQALKLQLSQEATLVLMQPKGEPEMSMKQLQETYDGIMMPAPAVVTEEAKPADTAVAAPATDAGAQ from the coding sequence ATGCAGGGCACCAGAATTCATCTTATAGTTGGTGGGCTGCTATTGGCTGCAGCCAGTAGCAGCGTGCAGGCTGAAGCACTACAACCCGATCCTGCCTGGCAGCAGGGGTCGCTGGCCAACGGGTTTTCATGGCAGATTCTCGATACGCCGCAGCGGCCAAGCGACCGCGTGGAGCTGCGGTTGATCGTCAATACCGGCTCCCTGGTGGAGTCTTCGCAGCAGACCGGCTTCGCCCACCTGCTGCCGCGGCTGGCGTTGGCGCGCAGCGAAAGCTTCACCGCGCCGCAGCTGCGCGCCCTGTGGCAACAGAGCGTGGATAACGAGCGGCCGTTGCCGCCGGCTATCATCTCGTATGATTTCACCATGTATAACCTGAGCCTGCCGAACAACCGACCCGACCTGTTGAAGGAAGCGCTGGCCTGGCTGGCGGACACCACCGGCAAACTGGCGATCGACGAGCATACGGTGCACGCGGTGATGAATTCCAGCATCAATCCGGTCGGCACTTTCCCGCCCAATACCAAAGACGCTTGGTGGCGGTACCGCCTGAAAGGCTCGACGCTGCTGGCGCACGATCCGGCGCAGCCGGCGAAACGGCCGGTCAATCTCGAGCAGCTGAAGAAATTCTATCAACAGTGGTATACCCCGGACGCCATGACGCTGTTCGTGGTCGGTAAGGTGGACAGCCGCAGCCTGGGTGAACAGATCAACAAGGCGTTCTCGCCGCTGCAGGGAAAACGTGAAACCCCGGCCCCGATGCCGACGCTCACTCCGCTGCCGCAGCAGCCGGTAAGCCTGATCAGCGAGCAGGTGAAGCAGGATACGCTGTCTATCATGTGGGATTCGCCGTGGCACCCGATTCGCGATTCGCAGAGTCTGCTCCGCTACTGGCGTGGCGATCTTGCCCGCGAGGCGCTGTTCTGGCATCTCCAGCAGACGCTGGAAAAAAGCGACCAGAAGAACCTGCATCTGGGCTTTGACTGCCGTGTGCAGTATCAGCGTGGGCAGTGTGCCATCCATCTGGATACGCCGAACAACAACCTGAACGGTAGCCTGGGCTTTATCGCCCGCGAGCTGGCCAACGTGCGTGACAACGGCCTGTCCAAAGAGGAATTCGATGCGCTGCTGGCGCAGAAAAACGATCAGCTGAGCAAGCTGTTCGCGACCTACGCCCGCACCGACACCGACGTGCTGATGAGCCAGCGCCTGCGGTCGCAGCAGAGCGGGGTGGTGGATATCGCGCCGGAGCTATATCAGAAGCTGCGCCAGGAGTTCCTGTCCAGCCTGACGCTGGAGACGCTGAATCAGGCGCTGAAGCTGCAGCTTTCTCAGGAGGCAACGCTGGTGCTGATGCAGCCGAAGGGCGAGCCGGAAATGAGCATGAAGCAGCTGCAGGAAACCTATGACGGCATCATGATGCCGGCGCCGGCGGTGGTGACGGAAGAAGCCAAGCCGGCCGACACCGCGGTGGCTGCGCCGGCGACGGACGCCGGCGCGCAATAA
- a CDS encoding dicarboxylate/amino acid:cation symporter codes for MKTTIFKSLYFQVLTAITLGILLGHFYPDLGAEMKPLGDGFVKLIKMIIAPVIFCTVVTGIAGMESMKAVGRTGAIALLYFEIVSTIALIIGLVIVNLVQPGAGMNVDPGTLDAKAVAVYAEQAQQQGIIPFLLDIIPGSVIGAFASGNILQVLLFAVLFGFALHRLGEKGQLIFNVIDSFSRVIFGIINMIMRLAPLGAFGAMAFTIGKYGVGTLVQLGQLIVCFYITCILFVVVVLGSIARANGFSIFKFVNYIKEELLIVLGTSSSESALPRMLDKMEKLGCKKSVVGLVIPTGYSFNLDGTSIYLTMAAVFIAQATNTHMDIMHQVTLLVVLLLSSKGAAGVTGSGFIVLAATISAVGHLPLAGLALILGIDRFMSEARALTNLVGNGVATVVVAKWCDQLDEKQLKDTLNNKNAGADKTLPSA; via the coding sequence ATGAAAACAACGATCTTTAAGAGCCTCTATTTTCAGGTGCTGACGGCGATCACGCTGGGCATCCTGCTTGGCCATTTCTATCCTGACCTCGGCGCCGAGATGAAACCTCTGGGCGATGGCTTCGTCAAACTGATCAAGATGATTATCGCCCCGGTGATCTTCTGCACCGTGGTGACCGGCATCGCCGGCATGGAAAGCATGAAGGCGGTGGGCCGCACCGGCGCCATCGCACTGCTGTATTTTGAAATCGTCAGCACCATCGCGCTGATTATCGGTCTGGTGATCGTCAACCTGGTGCAACCGGGCGCCGGCATGAACGTCGATCCCGGCACGCTGGACGCCAAAGCGGTAGCGGTCTATGCCGAGCAGGCGCAGCAGCAGGGTATCATCCCGTTCCTGCTGGATATCATCCCCGGCAGCGTGATCGGCGCGTTCGCCAGCGGCAACATTCTTCAGGTGCTGCTGTTCGCGGTGTTGTTCGGTTTCGCGCTGCATCGTCTGGGCGAGAAGGGGCAGCTGATCTTTAACGTGATCGACAGCTTCTCGCGGGTGATCTTCGGCATCATCAACATGATCATGCGCCTGGCCCCGCTGGGAGCCTTTGGCGCCATGGCGTTTACCATCGGTAAATACGGCGTCGGCACCCTGGTGCAACTTGGTCAGCTGATCGTGTGCTTCTATATCACCTGTATCCTGTTCGTAGTGGTGGTGTTGGGCAGCATCGCCCGCGCCAATGGCTTCAGCATCTTCAAATTCGTCAACTACATCAAAGAAGAGCTGCTGATCGTGCTGGGGACCTCATCGTCAGAGTCCGCGCTGCCGCGCATGCTGGATAAAATGGAGAAGCTGGGCTGCAAGAAATCGGTGGTGGGACTTGTGATCCCGACCGGGTACTCCTTTAACCTGGACGGCACGTCTATCTACCTGACCATGGCCGCGGTGTTCATCGCGCAGGCGACCAATACCCACATGGACATCATGCATCAGGTTACCCTGCTGGTGGTGCTATTGCTCTCCTCCAAAGGGGCGGCGGGCGTGACCGGCAGCGGCTTTATCGTGCTGGCCGCCACCATCTCCGCCGTCGGCCATCTGCCGTTGGCCGGTCTGGCGCTGATCCTCGGCATCGACCGCTTCATGTCGGAAGCCCGCGCGCTGACCAACCTGGTGGGCAACGGGGTGGCGACCGTGGTGGTGGCGAAGTGGTGCGACCAACTGGATGAGAAACAGCTGAAAGACACGCTGAACAACAAAAACGCCGGCGCGGACAAAACGCTGCCTTCCGCTTGA